TGAGTGCAATTAATTGGATGATTACTCACTcagttattaaataataataataattttattattatatatatacaattaattttaatatatataattaattattatttaaaatattatatatatatatatagatataaataGACACCGAAGGCTGAAACAACGTATTGAATTCCTGATACTTGATAAATAATCAGAAAGCAATTGTTATAATTGCAGAAAAATGGAAGCTAACGAATAGACCTGGCGTGTCCgggtccgggtccccacaccacGAGTCTTTAACTGGCTCGCTAATGGCCGCTTAAGGTCTGAGTCACAAAACTAATGGTCTAAATCAGTATCTGGACTATCTTAATAAAAGTTGTGAACTATTGaatttaaaagtaatatttgtgtttaaaaaagaatatttaaaaaaattttaaagaataaaatatataaattaaaaaaaaacttgcacaatttaacttataaaaattatatcaaatatttcattatctcaataaaaaaaaatctattacatttcttgaataaaaaatctattacatttcttcaataaaaaatttattatattttaacttccaacatcttatattaaaaatatatcaaattttattattttcaatcacATTCACACGCATTTCCTCTCGTTAGTTTTCAGATGTTCCATCAGTTTCGTCTCGGTGATTTTTATCACTTTTAATATGTTGTGTTCGGCTAGTGACTTTTGATTAAACATTGAGCAAACATTGGGCTTCTAAATTTTTCGACCTTAAGCTAGAACGTCTCTCATTCAATATATTTCATCCAATACTAGCATcattaaaaacttttaaaatttcacaaatattagTGCATATATTCCACTGAATTGAAATAAACATCACGAGCTTGAACatattgaagaaaaaatatacaaaatatattcaaataaataataacaatttatatattgaatttcaACGAGTTAAAACTTATCTTGCAAACCGTTTAGGGCTcatatcatttattttttaaaatttaccttATTGTTTCATAACTTGAGTATGTGTCCATAAATAATGAATTGAGTTCCTAATTGATTGAATAAGTGatgataaattttttagttcatcttaaacacacaaatttaaaatatgataggTGCAcctaatatgaaaatatttacctCCTAGCGACAATTTACATATTTCAATAAGTTCGGCAATACCAAAAGTATTTGCACTAGCATTATcgaaagaaattgaaaaaatttcagaagttagatcatattattataaaataacaaataaaaattgagaaatattTAGTGTCGTGTGTTTTTCGTTAAAACATCAacatgaaaacaatattttttgaatGTTCCAAAAATTATCAATACAATATGacatataataatcatataTGAACAACTTTGTCAATGATCATTCTAACTATCGGAACACAAagaaactttattatttaaacttggaaattccttaattaatttgttttatgaatgaataattttttaaatgtacATTTGAGAGTATTTGTAGGATATGTCTGatagaaatattttcatttgtaGAAAAGcaaattttcaaaagattatttgtCACTACAACTAAaagaaaattgttttaaatgtttatatataaatttagcttcgtcaaatttaaaaattgagaaTCATTACTCGATTGAGAAGAGAAAGCCGGAACTTGAATTTGAGAACGATCAATATCGATTTTCACCATATGATTTTTCTCTGCGTACCGTTTCAAAGTCTCATAACTTAAAATTTGTAagttctcgaaaaatatttgcaTCTGACTTGCATATTACCGGAAGAAAACGTCACTTTTGTCGAAATGTTTGGTGAAGATATGAGATTTCAGGCGAGGCACCGCTCGAGTTTTACTTTTAGCTTTTAAACTCCATGGAATTGTTCATATTTTCTTGACTTTGATGATGACGTATTTGTGGAACATCTTGTTCACGTTCTTGATGTCCCTTATCGGAAAAATAAAGATCATAGTCATCGACATTGAAATATTGAATGAAAGAAAATTGCGATCCTCGAACTCAGGTTGTATGATGCTCTTTCCCTTTCCCTTGTCATCCCAATGACTTGATCCTTCTGCGGCCATTTgtataaatatgaaattgatGTTacgaattatatatatgtgatgTTTGTAGTCATACTTATAAGCGGAAAACAAAAAATGAGAGCAAGATTATCCACCTTCACCTTTCAATTCTCGAGAGTACTGATGGATCGGAAATGAAAAAGAGAGGCATATTATCTTAAAActcgaaataaaaaaatattattattaataattcaatcaattaaaaaCAAGATGTAATAATATTATAGATGATTAATTAAACTCGTGGAAATTGGCATTAAGccacttccattttctttccaCACATAACAGCCCGATCAGCCCTACGCGGCCTCCTTCACTTCCACCGCAGTAGCCGCGTTCACTTCCACGCCATCCTTCGCCACCTCTGCCTCCTTCGATGCCACATTCCCATCCAACACACCGACCTTCTGCGGCTTCTCTATCCCCTCTATCTCGAACGCCGACGTGGGGAACGTCCGGAACATCCCTGTCGGAGTCTTGAACGTGATCTTCCCAGTGGGGGGATCGTCGACAGAGATCTCACTCAGTTTGAGCCAAAGAAGCTCTTTAGCTTTAACCCCCGTGAGTTTCTTGATCTTGTTGGGCTCAGCGTAAGCCGTCACCTCTCTCGCGTACTGCACCAGTTTCCCGATCTTCTCGAACTTGTGCTCGCATTTCTTCTTCTGTATGAGCCACACGAAGCCCGTTTCTTTGACGTAGCCGCACTCCTCGATGTCCTGCAGCGGAAGAAGGCCATTGGGCAAGCCGACTTCCGTGAGCAAGAACTGGGATTTCACGGTGCATATATCGTGGCCATGGTAGAGCTCCGATGCGCTTGCTCGGATTTCATCTGTTATCAGAGACATTTTTGGATATTCTTGAAGTCGTCTCTTCTGTGGGAGGAAGATTGTGAGTTAAGCGTGGAGTGTAACGCGTGCGGTGGTATTTATAGTTGAGACTATGCAACTTTTCCTTTGCCCTTTATGTGTAACTTCTAAAATACCCCTTTTTTTTTGTCatgtattttatgtatatatatatgatatatgatatgatgaattaaatcaatttgtgtttttttttaggcaaaaacttttgtgagatggtcccacgggtcgtattttgtgcgacggatctcttatttgggttatacacgaaaaaatattactttttatgctaagagtattactgtttattgttaatatcggtagggttgactcgtctcacatataaagattcatgagaccgtcttacacaagttgtATTCGTTTAGGAATCCGATCGGGTTCGATTGGAGTAGTTTCCATGGTATTTTTGTGCTCGatcgatttcatttttattagcttatcatcaatgaatttgagtttgaatttagaaaattttatagAATTTGAAGGTCTCAAAGAATATAAGGAAATTGAACTTTATATTAATTTGGAAATTAATAATGTGAATtgcaatattaaaatataaaggaAAGGGCAAAGAAAGAGAATTGAAAACGAGTTGGACGTAAATTTAAGGATAATTAAGGAAGGAAGGTAGCAGTTGGAAGCGGAGAATGACATTAACATATTTGTTTGTTGTTGCAGTTGGGAGTGTGAGGCGACAAATTAAAGAAGTGGCCAATTCATAtttattcaattatttaataCTATACTGACCCACAAATAGAGAAAATAACCATGGGCTCacaactaaaataaatataaatNAATATGACTCATTAGAccttctcacacaagtttttgccaaattgATATTATTCTTTGTGTGGGATGTAATTATCGTTTTTGTTACGAGAGCCATGAAAAATGTGGTGTGTGAGATAtagtataatataaaaatttgagCTCCATTATTATCGTCACATATAGTTTTTGGTTAAGTCGAAAGTATTcgatcttatattttttttctttcaatttggTTTTCATTGAAGTTTTAGATGTCAGATGTCGGAGATATATCCGATTGAAATTGAGAATTGATATAGGAAATGTTACAAAGAATTAAAGATGAACATTACACTGGGACCGAATTCTGATAATTTAGATGATCGAAAATCTAGATGTACAAACTTATATgaacaatttatttttattatatttttgttactatttaatttctttaaataatttctgtgattttaattttctataaagTATTATTTCGTGTTAATTCgtaattttgttttcatttctttttatgAATCATGGATTTTTTTAGGTTAAaggatgatattttttttaagcaaaGAGTGCAAATTATTGAGATAAACTTGGCTCCCAACCGACCTATTGCCGtccatattttaatttttttaaaaattaatataaagataatagaaattataataattatttacattttcatctcatttaaatattaatttttttccctatATATGTTTACCTCTACATGATTTTAGCACGCTACTTTATCGAAATTGAGTTTTTAGTCATCTgtcttttatatttaataatgagtaggtctcttgtgagacggtctcacgaatctttatctgtgagacgagtcaaccctaccgatattcacaataaaaagtaatacacttaacataaaaagtaatattttttcattgatgacccaaataagatatctgtatcacacaagtttttgactttagacaattttgataatttgtaatgcaattagtcatttttccttaaGAAAAGATGCATTAATACGAGCACCACGTCCGCGTCGCTTATTAAAATCGCTAGAGTCAACATGTTAACTATAAATTTTGATCAAATAAAGGCTTACAATCACAAAATACAAacataaagttatttttaaataaattacctCGAACGTGAACCCCGTCGAGACTTATCTCTAGCTGACAAAATATTAATtcattcatatttataatttatagcTAGATCCTGAATTTATCTCCAGTGCACGAATCGAGAAAACGGCCCATtgcttttaaattaattggaagtaggtttcttgtgagacggtctcacgaatctttatctatgagacgagtCGACTTTAcggatattcacaataaaaagtaatacacttcgaataaaaagtaatattttttcatggatgaaccaaataagatatatatgtctcacaaaatacgacccgtgaaaccgtctcacacaagtttttgttattAATTGGCGCgtaaaaaggaaaataaatattaccattatttatttcttatgataatatagtGCTGTAATAAAAATCCACATCAATGTTAGATTTTGGGTCGGTGCCAAATTAATTTGCGAGGAGAAATTTTCTTAGAATTACTGTCCAACTACCCTCTGGGTAGGCTTTCATTATTTCAAACGACCCACCTGACCAACAGTTGTCTAATTAAGtccaacttttttttattcataattcATATACGAAGACGTGtgtgtaatatatatattaatatatctatgttttaatatatctatgttataaaataatatcaaagtGAAATATTTTAGGGAAACATTTGttatataaatacataaatttaattaatttactatttatagattattttcttataattttattagaaaaattCGAATATTTTCTACATTTAATATCCATATTCAACATATGATTGAAATAAGATATagaacatttattttatataatattttgatattttctctcttttATATGATGTTAAATCAACGATCTATTTTTTAATGCATAAGTAAGAAAAATCTTCGAGtcttgtaaatatttaaaaaaataaaattaaaagaccATGTTGATCAAaagactttttattttttttttaaaaaaaaaaaccaaatttaGTTTCTATTAATGATTATCCCTTGAAAATATAGTATAGATGATATTTGGATTTCAAAAATATGAGAATATATGACATTGCCGAGTTTGTGTCTAATAGAATGTCTGGTTAAACTATGTCGAGCTGAACCAAAACTCGTATCATCTTGACCCAAAATTTCAATGAGACAgtcttatatatttatattcatgagAGAGTCGACTCGATCCACACCTTAagtgaaaagtaatacttttagaataaaaactaatattttttcattattcgAGTCGGGTAAGATATTCAtcttacaaaattgactcgtgggATAATTTCATACGAGCTCTTgtgaaataataattatttcacTCGTGTCTTCAAATGATTGATTTtatcaaaacatatatatacGGAAACGTAGATCTCGTGTATCAAACGATACTGTCGATTTTTATTCAATGTTATATTAAGGGCAAACTTTCAATAACTCCTACATCTCTTCTCAACTTTATTTTTACTCCCTATCCCTTCAATTCTTTGTTTTAGCTtcctaatattttaaaatttccaataATACCCTTATTCTTTTATTCTAGTAATTGATTCTTTTAAACATAAAAgtccatcatgcttccgtaaaataaattaaatcttttacctctttgaccagagtgccaccgggttatatccaccgtattttacgaactgcttctcacagtccaaccacacaatcgcaaccgatggttactgacgcagattccttcagcagcacttagcacaactctaattcgtttcctaccttagggtgtatagtaaaagataaaattttgaaaataatacatgagaggggctaagagcaaagatctctttattcaaacacaaacatttcttattacattgaaacctcctgtcgaggaggaggaacttgtttagctactaatagtagccgaacttgccgaacttgaaaaatacataaactagaaagataaaatattacaattggttttgaaagaaataaggaaaatgttcgatgatcctCACTTCATTCTTCccttcttatttatagaaggctctttcggatttgaaactcggacttcaaatcttgataagcctttacagcttgcatatGGACCCTTGAGTGGTTGAGTGGTCCTACTTTCTTGAAATGTcattttctagattattaatctagaaatCAACTTTTCGTCTTCTTTTATCTCTCCTAGGTACCAGTAGAGATGTGTCTGGAGGATATCAGCTGAAATctcatcttctttttctttatacCATTTTATAATTGATCTGAGAGCTGCAACCTCACTCCTCTTATACTTGattcttctttttaaaactctCAGATATACACGATACATCTTCAAGTTTTACTTCTGGTGTGTTTAACTTGTTCCATTTACCCCTTTTTATAGATACATATTTCGGGACCAGTTGTCCTGCTTTTATTCATTGGATTCTTTTGTTCTTTTAAAGAAATGGTATCCAATGTCTTTTGTATTTTACCACTTATTATTAGTGGCTCTCGTGTCATTTTTCCACCAATTATTGGTGGTCCTTGTCCttccactcacatggtggtTCTCCTTTTGTTAGTGGGTTTGTTCACATGTCCCTTTcaattttgtcgaggaatcttaggCTTTTTGTTTCCTCGAGAaaaatgtgaatgtggtccttccccacttgtcctggtctcggtaaaatgtttccgatcagatctcggtttgaaacctttaccgaattcaggttctttctgattctggcattcagggcagatgttttctgaccatcttcctacatgtgccatattacagaattttcggCGAGTTTCTTTACTAGCCGGAAGCTTGCTATTCCAcaaaagatttcttttcttctcgaattaatcttctgcaaaacttgttgtttttcctgtcatggtatttaacaggaatgatccgtTCACTGAATGATTGTAAAATTTGAACGGGAACTTGACTTTATTCATCTCAGTAAGACAGATCCATAGACCCCATGCTCTTCGTGTAGATATATCGTCTTCAGAGATTGAAGCAACCAGGGGTGTTTCTTCTGTTGGAGGGTCCTTGATGAATTTCTGAATATTCATATCTGGCCTCCttaacttgatgaaatgaaaggcttcgtgagaGCCTTTCCCTGCTGGTTTTGGTGCTGCACTGAAGAAAtatagctccaaaacatctcccctggacaaatgatcattatttgcccaagtttcatgaacagcttcctgaatccatttagGTAGTCCTGAAATTTCTGGAAAGCTGGGTGATgtggtataaactgaggcaaaagccccgaattcataccaggctttaACCTCCTTGGGATATGAATTAgttttcatccataccctaggatattttcctgaaaCATCAACCCTATTGGTGGCTAGGTTAATGCCAAtccttgtttttaatttctcccagttttgttggtaaacctgaaatggagaaattgtagattcattagtaccaaccttagttttgcctttgtcaatacgaggcctaaggttgatctctccctcttcaatccccgaggtcgAGGGTTGACTTGAAGACTCAAGATAGGGATcaggagtctcaatttttgttttagcctACTCATCTGGGGATGATCCcaacttaacacttgtgcaaggggtatttgaatcccccgctacaggtatagagtcctgtaatcgaaaactctccatttgggaaaccaatggtttctcaatgccttagagtataggcctttgcattacagaccataactgagtatatgcctgtaaacatcctgtaattcgatcagaaacaattctcttatcagcttgttgtagccttcccgcaacttctgcgtttacggccaacttgttgaacttggtttgaagcatttcaaggtgttccctcaaatgcatctgcatcttgataatagcatcaatgtcaatgctgtccatctcttgttaaaaaaatctgcaagaatattttcatgagatttaattatcacaatatcaaaaatataattttgacataatgcttgccatcgtaataatctggccttctcaggtttagattcgattctattccttaagaaagctttcacctgtgtattatcaactttcaaagtaaacttctttgcaagtaaaaataatggccatttttcaaaagccctttttactgcatagaattctttttcgttgatatgccatcttatggcttccgcatctgagaataaaccactACAATAACTGCATGGCTGTTCTCCATTTGATGTGAGCTTTTTCAAAACTGcagcccaccaatgatcactggcatcggtatacaataccagatcatcttcatcttgaggaatagccattttaggaagattcttacaaatcttcTTTAATTGAACTAATCTCTTTGTGTGTTCTTCTGTCCATAaaaatctagcatcttttttcaataatgtaCTAAACACCTttctgtgttttgctaggtttttaataaacattccagcaaaattaacaactcctaggaaactttgaagttgtttcttgtctttgagactttctggaaaattctgcacattCTCTACTATATGTTCTTGCAGAATTATTCCTGACTCATCGATCTCAATtccaaggaattcaatctttcttgtggcaatgtctgctttcttttcagataaaaccagtcctttttttttacaaacattagagaaaatctctaaatgtttgatatgttcttccatattttttGATGCGATTAAAACATCATCTATATAgacaaacataaacttaaaataatctttgaaaagattatccatctttctttgaaatacctggggtgaattagccaatcccattggtaatacttcccaaatataagGTCCCTGAGGtgtggagaaagctgtgaatttcttgctttcttcctgCATCCGAATCTGATGAAATCCGGATTTACAAtcaaacttagagaatatcttggtGTTGCGTATGCAACTCATCAagtgttctctactaggtatgaaatacccatcaaactccagaatcttattaatttcttgataattaataactagtctgggttttcctcgttttatctcaccatgatttcttaccaggaAACCTGGACTGCTATATGATGatattcctgctttgattaaacaAAGGTctaaatgttccttgattataatctgcatatccctttgatcaataATATTCATAGGGATATAGGGATGGGCTTacaacggacaaattcatattctttgccttccttaattttaaggcaagctttgagttgatttctgtcccaccatgccaaaggatcttcGTTGTAATTTTCCCTGAtcattttcttgacatcttctaaggataccttagattcaaactctacttcatttttacatagagctatcttaaggcattctatCTCTTCTGGTTGGAGTTCTTTATCTGCTGTTaattggagcattgtttctccgaACCTTctggaatctttcatttttgggttcagaagttgtcctgaatcacca
This genomic interval from Primulina huaijiensis isolate GDHJ02 chromosome 14, ASM1229523v2, whole genome shotgun sequence contains the following:
- the LOC140957324 gene encoding uncharacterized protein, with the translated sequence MSLITDEIRASASELYHGHDICTVKSQFLLTEVGLPNGLLPLQDIEECGYVKETGFVWLIQKKKCEHKFEKIGKLVQYAREVTAYAEPNKIKKLTGVKAKELLWLKLSEISVDDPPTGKITFKTPTGMFRTFPTSAFEIEGIEKPQKVGVLDGNVASKEAEVAKDGVEVNAATAVEVKEAA